One genomic window of Stigmatella ashevillena includes the following:
- the rplP gene encoding 50S ribosomal protein L16, whose product MLQPARTKYRKMHKGRMHGQAHRGSDLTYGEFGLVTLQPGWITSRQIEAARIAMTRHVKRGGKIWIRIFPDKPITKKPAETRMGTGKGGVEYYVAVVKPGRVLYEMEGMTHEVATGALKLAQAKLPVLTKIVTRSELSL is encoded by the coding sequence ATGCTCCAGCCTGCTCGTACCAAGTACCGCAAGATGCACAAGGGCCGCATGCACGGCCAGGCCCACCGTGGCAGTGATCTCACCTATGGTGAGTTCGGCCTGGTGACCCTGCAACCGGGGTGGATCACCTCCCGGCAGATCGAGGCGGCCCGTATCGCGATGACCCGTCACGTGAAGCGTGGCGGTAAGATCTGGATCCGGATCTTCCCGGACAAGCCCATCACGAAGAAGCCCGCCGAGACCCGTATGGGTACCGGTAAGGGAGGCGTGGAGTACTACGTGGCGGTGGTGAAGCCGGGCCGCGTCCTCTACGAGATGGAGGGCATGACGCACGAGGTGGCCACCGGGGCCCTGAAGCTGGCGCAGGCGAAGCTGCCTGTCCTCACCAAGATCGTGACCCGCAGCGAGCTGTCGCTCTAG
- the rpsC gene encoding 30S ribosomal protein S3: MGQKVHPIGFRLGVIKTWDSKWFEHKNYAQWLHEDIRIREFVKKSLNHAGVSKVEIERAANKVKVNVHTARPGIVIGKRGAGIETVKKDLQQFTKNEVFLNIVEVRKAETDAQLVAENIATQLERRIAFRRAMKKALQTAMKFGAKGIRVACSGRLGGAEMARYEWYREGRVPLHTLRADIDYGFAEAKTTYGKIGCKVWICRGEVLPGKGGQAPLPSNR; the protein is encoded by the coding sequence TTGGGACAGAAAGTTCATCCGATCGGGTTCCGCCTCGGGGTCATCAAGACCTGGGACTCCAAGTGGTTCGAGCACAAGAACTACGCCCAGTGGCTCCATGAGGACATCCGCATCCGCGAGTTCGTGAAGAAGTCGCTGAATCACGCGGGCGTCTCCAAGGTGGAGATCGAGCGGGCGGCGAACAAGGTGAAGGTCAACGTGCACACCGCGCGGCCGGGTATTGTCATCGGCAAGCGTGGCGCGGGCATCGAGACGGTGAAGAAGGACCTGCAGCAGTTCACCAAGAACGAGGTCTTCCTCAACATCGTCGAGGTCCGCAAGGCCGAGACCGACGCGCAGCTGGTGGCCGAGAACATCGCCACCCAGCTCGAGCGCCGCATCGCCTTCCGCCGCGCCATGAAGAAGGCCCTCCAGACGGCGATGAAGTTCGGCGCCAAGGGCATTCGCGTGGCGTGCTCCGGCCGCCTCGGTGGCGCTGAAATGGCACGCTACGAGTGGTACCGCGAAGGCCGCGTGCCCCTGCACACCCTGCGTGCCGACATCGACTACGGCTTTGCCGAGGCCAAGACGACCTACGGCAAGATCGGCTGCAAGGTCTGGATCTGCCGCGGAGAGGTCCTCCCGGGCAAGGGCGGCCAGGCCCCCCTGCCTTCCAACCGCTAG
- a CDS encoding 50S ribosomal protein L23, giving the protein MNIHDVIKGPLITEKLDKAREKFRQYSFIVDKKATKIDVARAVENLFKVSVEGVRTNIVRGKTKRVGRSIGKRPNYKKAVVTLKVGDTIELFEGGTVEP; this is encoded by the coding sequence ATGAACATCCACGACGTCATCAAGGGTCCGCTCATCACCGAGAAGCTGGACAAGGCCCGCGAGAAGTTCCGCCAGTACTCCTTCATCGTGGACAAGAAGGCCACGAAGATCGATGTGGCCCGTGCGGTGGAGAACCTCTTCAAGGTCTCTGTCGAGGGCGTGCGCACCAACATCGTCCGCGGCAAGACCAAGCGCGTGGGCCGCAGCATCGGCAAGCGCCCCAACTACAAGAAGGCCGTCGTCACCCTCAAGGTGGGCGACACGATCGAGCTCTTCGAGGGAGGGACGGTCGAGCCGTAA
- the rplE gene encoding 50S ribosomal protein L5, translating to MADEKKPEQKEKKEKKGRKKEDVKKAGFAANIEEGLEAKPARLKLRFRKEGVPALMKELSLKNPLQVPRLEKIVVNMGLGEALANNKILESAVDQLGAITGQKPVVTRARKSIANFKLRQGQAIGCAVTLRGDRMYEFLDRLISVALPRVRDFKGVSPKAFDGKGNYTLGVREQIIFPEINYDQIEKVKGLNISFVTTAENDEQGLALMRHFGMPFRQ from the coding sequence ATGGCTGATGAGAAGAAGCCCGAGCAGAAAGAAAAGAAGGAAAAGAAGGGCCGCAAGAAGGAAGACGTCAAGAAGGCTGGCTTTGCGGCCAACATCGAGGAAGGGCTTGAGGCGAAGCCTGCCCGGCTGAAGCTGCGCTTCCGCAAGGAGGGCGTGCCCGCTCTGATGAAGGAGCTGAGCCTGAAGAACCCCCTCCAGGTTCCGCGGCTCGAGAAGATCGTCGTCAACATGGGTCTGGGCGAGGCGCTCGCCAACAACAAGATCCTGGAGTCGGCCGTCGACCAGCTGGGTGCCATCACTGGCCAGAAGCCCGTGGTGACCCGCGCCCGCAAGTCGATCGCGAACTTCAAGCTGCGTCAGGGCCAGGCCATCGGCTGCGCCGTCACGCTGCGTGGCGACCGGATGTACGAGTTCCTGGACCGCCTTATCTCCGTGGCGCTGCCACGCGTGCGTGACTTCAAGGGCGTGTCCCCCAAGGCCTTCGACGGGAAGGGCAACTACACGCTTGGCGTGCGAGAGCAGATCATCTTCCCGGAAATCAACTACGACCAGATCGAGAAGGTGAAGGGGCTCAACATCAGCTTCGTCACCACCGCCGAGAACGACGAGCAGGGGCTGGCGCTGATGCGTCACTTCGGCATGCCGTTCCGCCAGTAA
- the rpmC gene encoding 50S ribosomal protein L29: MATAKELKELSAEDLKKRADELRGTLFQDRLSMRTGNLDSPSTRTQHRRDLARILTVLGEKARAEKAAKKA; the protein is encoded by the coding sequence ATGGCGACTGCGAAAGAGTTGAAGGAGTTGTCGGCGGAGGACCTGAAGAAGCGCGCGGATGAACTGCGCGGCACGCTCTTCCAGGACCGGCTGAGCATGCGGACGGGCAATCTGGACAGCCCCTCTACGCGTACCCAGCACCGTCGCGATCTGGCCCGTATCCTGACCGTCCTGGGTGAGAAGGCCCGGGCTGAGAAGGCGGCCAAAAAGGCTTGA
- the rpsQ gene encoding 30S ribosomal protein S17, with protein sequence MAEATQTTSAPATSTRGRPKTRVGIVTSNKMQKTVVVTVQRRAAHPKYGKIMSMREKYKAHVEDHDYPKKITINEGDRVRIAETRPASKDKRWRVVEVIEKSKNV encoded by the coding sequence ATGGCTGAAGCGACCCAGACCACCTCCGCTCCCGCGACCTCCACCCGTGGCCGTCCCAAGACGCGCGTGGGGATCGTCACCTCGAACAAGATGCAGAAGACGGTGGTTGTCACCGTCCAGCGCCGTGCGGCTCACCCGAAGTACGGGAAGATCATGAGCATGCGCGAGAAGTACAAGGCGCACGTCGAGGACCACGACTATCCGAAGAAGATCACCATCAACGAGGGTGACCGCGTGCGCATTGCCGAGACGCGGCCGGCCTCGAAGGACAAGCGGTGGCGGGTGGTTGAGGTGATCGAGAAGAGCAAGAACGTCTGA
- a CDS encoding type Z 30S ribosomal protein S14, with amino-acid sequence MAKLSKIAQAKRKPKFSVRKYNRCPLCGRPRAFLRKFQMCRICLRLRALRGEITGVTKSSW; translated from the coding sequence ATGGCCAAGCTCTCCAAAATCGCCCAGGCGAAGCGCAAGCCGAAGTTCTCGGTGCGCAAGTACAACCGCTGCCCGCTGTGCGGCCGTCCGCGCGCGTTCCTGCGGAAGTTCCAGATGTGCCGTATCTGCCTGCGCCTGCGCGCGCTGCGCGGTGAGATCACCGGCGTCACCAAGTCGTCCTGGTAG
- the rplB gene encoding 50S ribosomal protein L2, with amino-acid sequence MGIKKYKPTSAARRLMTVSDFADITKSTPEKKLTAPLKRSGGRNVHGHITRRHQGGGHKRRYRIIDFKRLDKDGVPAKVVAVEYDPNRTANIALLHYADGEKRYILAPVGLAVGDTLFAGSTADIRPGNCLPLQNIPVGTIIHNVELKPGRGGQIIRSAGTSGQLMAKEDRYAQVRLPSGAVRKVLIECRATVGQIGNIEHEIIRVGKAGKSRWLGIRPTVRGLAMNPVDHPHGGGEGKSGQGNPHPVSPWGKKTKGLTTRTNKRTDKFIVSGRRQGARSQ; translated from the coding sequence ATGGGCATCAAGAAGTACAAGCCGACCTCCGCTGCTCGCCGCCTGATGACGGTGTCCGACTTCGCGGACATCACCAAGAGCACGCCCGAGAAGAAGCTGACCGCTCCGCTGAAGCGCTCGGGCGGCCGCAACGTTCACGGCCACATCACCCGCCGTCATCAGGGCGGTGGCCACAAGCGGCGCTACCGCATCATCGACTTCAAGCGCCTGGACAAGGATGGCGTGCCGGCCAAGGTCGTCGCGGTCGAGTACGACCCGAACCGCACCGCCAATATCGCGCTGCTGCACTATGCCGATGGCGAGAAGCGCTATATCCTGGCCCCTGTGGGTCTGGCGGTGGGAGACACCCTCTTCGCGGGTTCCACGGCCGACATCCGTCCGGGCAACTGCCTGCCGCTGCAGAACATCCCGGTGGGTACCATCATCCACAATGTGGAGCTGAAGCCGGGCCGCGGCGGGCAGATCATCCGCTCCGCCGGTACCTCGGGTCAGCTGATGGCCAAGGAAGACCGTTACGCTCAGGTGCGTCTGCCCTCGGGCGCGGTGCGCAAGGTGCTCATCGAGTGCCGCGCCACCGTGGGCCAGATCGGCAACATCGAGCATGAGATCATCCGCGTCGGCAAGGCGGGTAAGAGCCGCTGGCTGGGCATCCGGCCCACCGTCCGCGGTCTGGCGATGAACCCTGTGGACCACCCGCACGGTGGTGGTGAGGGTAAGTCCGGCCAGGGTAATCCGCATCCGGTGTCGCCGTGGGGCAAGAAGACCAAGGGTCTCACCACCCGCACCAACAAGCGGACCGACAAGTTCATCGTCAGCGGGCGCCGGCAGGGCGCGCGCAGCCAGTAG
- the rplX gene encoding 50S ribosomal protein L24 → MQKLKVGDTVQVISGKERSEKTPASKRGKVLKIDREADRVTVEGLRTVKRHLRKTAQSPEGGIVDKPGTIALSNVQVVCTKCDKPTRVGIKTEGDAKKRFCKNCDALID, encoded by the coding sequence ATGCAGAAGCTGAAAGTGGGAGATACCGTGCAGGTCATCTCGGGCAAAGAGCGCTCCGAGAAGACACCGGCGAGCAAGCGCGGGAAGGTGCTGAAGATTGACCGTGAGGCCGATCGCGTGACGGTGGAAGGACTTCGGACCGTCAAGCGGCACCTGCGCAAGACCGCCCAGAGCCCCGAAGGGGGCATCGTCGACAAGCCGGGCACCATCGCGCTGTCGAATGTTCAGGTGGTGTGCACCAAGTGCGACAAGCCGACGCGGGTGGGCATCAAGACCGAGGGCGACGCGAAGAAGCGGTTCTGCAAGAACTGCGACGCCCTCATTGACTAG
- the rplN gene encoding 50S ribosomal protein L14 — translation MIQMTSVLDVADNSGAKKVFCIKVLGGSKRKYASIGDVIVVSIREALPNSKVKKGDVAKAVIVRTKHEVGRPDGSYIKFDGNSAVLINKDLEPIGTRIFGPVARELRARKFMKIISLAPEVL, via the coding sequence ATGATTCAGATGACGAGCGTGCTCGACGTGGCCGACAACTCGGGCGCCAAGAAGGTGTTCTGCATCAAGGTGCTCGGTGGCTCGAAGCGCAAGTATGCGTCGATCGGCGACGTGATCGTCGTATCGATCCGCGAGGCCCTTCCGAACTCGAAGGTGAAGAAGGGCGATGTGGCCAAGGCCGTCATCGTGCGCACCAAGCACGAGGTAGGCCGTCCCGACGGCAGCTACATCAAGTTCGACGGCAACTCTGCGGTCCTCATCAACAAGGACCTGGAGCCCATCGGGACGCGCATCTTCGGGCCGGTGGCCCGTGAGCTCCGCGCCCGCAAGTTCATGAAGATCATCTCGCTCGCGCCGGAAGTCCTCTAA
- the rpsS gene encoding 30S ribosomal protein S19: MARSIKKGPFVDDHLLKKVEDMIKTNQKKVVKTWSRRSTILPEFVGHTFAVHNGKKFIPVFVTENMVGHKLGEFAPTRTFGGHSAEKKVAKAPGK; this comes from the coding sequence ATGGCTCGTTCGATTAAGAAGGGACCGTTCGTCGATGATCACCTCCTGAAGAAGGTGGAGGACATGATCAAGACGAACCAGAAGAAGGTCGTGAAGACCTGGTCGCGCCGCTCCACCATTCTCCCCGAGTTCGTGGGACACACCTTCGCTGTGCACAACGGGAAGAAGTTCATCCCGGTGTTCGTGACGGAGAACATGGTGGGTCACAAGCTCGGTGAGTTCGCGCCGACGCGCACCTTCGGTGGGCACTCGGCGGAGAAGAAGGTCGCCAAGGCGCCCGGGAAGTAA
- the rplF gene encoding 50S ribosomal protein L6, translating to MSRIGKLPIKLGDKTKAIVAGQKVNFEGPKGKLSVDLPAKVKVEVKDGQVNVLREDDSREARSLHGLARTILANAAKGVSTGFERRLDIRGVGFRAEVKGKTVQLSLGYSHPVVFNLPEGVTAEVDKAPRTEDSLPTLGLTLRSADKEALGAAAVKIRALRPPEPYKGKGIKYSDEKVRRKEGKTGTT from the coding sequence ATGAGTCGGATTGGAAAACTGCCGATCAAGCTGGGCGACAAGACGAAGGCCATCGTCGCCGGGCAGAAGGTCAATTTCGAGGGCCCCAAGGGCAAGCTCTCCGTCGATCTCCCCGCCAAGGTGAAGGTGGAGGTGAAGGACGGACAGGTGAACGTGCTGCGCGAGGACGATTCGCGTGAAGCGCGCAGCCTGCACGGTCTGGCTCGCACCATCCTGGCCAATGCGGCCAAGGGCGTGAGCACGGGCTTCGAGCGCCGCCTGGACATCCGGGGCGTCGGTTTCCGTGCTGAAGTCAAGGGCAAGACCGTTCAGCTGTCCCTGGGCTACTCGCACCCGGTGGTGTTCAACCTGCCTGAGGGTGTGACGGCCGAGGTGGACAAGGCCCCGCGCACCGAGGACAGCTTGCCCACGCTGGGGCTGACCCTTCGCTCCGCGGACAAGGAGGCCCTGGGGGCCGCCGCCGTGAAGATCCGTGCACTGCGCCCGCCCGAGCCGTACAAGGGCAAGGGCATCAAGTACTCGGATGAGAAGGTCCGCCGCAAGGAAGGCAAGACCGGTACGACCTAG
- the rpsH gene encoding 30S ribosomal protein S8, which yields MSVINDPVGDMLTRLRNASRARHDKVVIPHSKLKVEIIRVLKDEGYIGEYTIHERQPQNEISVQLKYGQDRSSAITGIKRVSKPGLRRYVPVRDIPRVLGGLGIAVLSTSKGILSDSEARKQNIGGELLCTVY from the coding sequence ATGTCGGTAATCAATGATCCCGTCGGCGACATGCTGACCCGCCTGCGCAACGCTTCGCGTGCGCGGCACGACAAGGTCGTCATTCCCCACTCGAAGCTCAAGGTCGAGATCATCCGCGTCCTCAAGGACGAGGGATACATCGGGGAGTACACCATCCACGAGCGTCAGCCCCAGAACGAGATCAGCGTTCAGCTGAAGTACGGACAGGACCGCAGCTCGGCCATCACTGGCATCAAGCGCGTGTCCAAGCCGGGCCTGCGCCGGTATGTGCCGGTGCGTGACATTCCCCGCGTGCTGGGTGGCCTGGGGATCGCCGTGCTGTCCACCTCCAAGGGGATTCTGTCGGACAGCGAAGCGCGGAAGCAGAACATCGGCGGCGAGCTTCTCTGCACCGTCTACTAG
- the rplV gene encoding 50S ribosomal protein L22 has protein sequence MDSTAHLRHVRMSPRKLSLVAALVRGKSVEAALHILKFTPRAASAPVAKLIKSAVANATDKSKGQVDVDTLYVKTISVDQGPTQRRYMPRAMGRATPINKKSSHVHVVLSEAKK, from the coding sequence ATGGATTCCACTGCACACCTGCGGCATGTCCGCATGTCTCCCCGCAAGCTCTCGCTGGTGGCGGCGCTCGTCCGCGGTAAGTCGGTCGAGGCGGCTCTCCACATCCTGAAGTTCACCCCTCGCGCGGCCTCGGCCCCGGTGGCCAAGCTCATCAAGAGCGCCGTGGCCAACGCGACCGACAAGTCCAAGGGCCAGGTCGACGTGGACACGCTCTACGTGAAGACCATCTCCGTGGATCAGGGGCCCACCCAGCGCCGGTACATGCCGCGCGCCATGGGCCGCGCGACTCCCATCAACAAGAAGAGCAGCCACGTTCACGTGGTTCTGTCCGAGGCGAAGAAGTAG